One genomic region from Oncorhynchus gorbuscha isolate QuinsamMale2020 ecotype Even-year linkage group LG13, OgorEven_v1.0, whole genome shotgun sequence encodes:
- the LOC123994029 gene encoding LON peptidase N-terminal domain and RING finger protein 3-like: MGTDSTDCMLLLAAEAFQSKNFGLAADIYECQLLHLCDPSTQQNLLVKRADALAFAGKLTDAFEIYRKAAEIDRLRPVHLDNLIEYLSNSIKIQDVTDSKNNRQETHSDCVGYDAFTCKICYGFLYEPVTLPCGHCFCKKCLDREKMPVCCKECNDSRHTKLNDVDNYRVNVVLSNLLLKWFPSQLLAVNLRREGNGLYSDKIMDAALEKYNEAIQIAPRDHVLYSNRSQINSSLRNYEDALHDAEMACKLMPLWSKGHIRKAQALVCLGKCEEALREYLVVITLDPESKLAKRKAQKILSDLLAPVTDQVHNRILDCTSLLSSRNKIKGGILNTSTSSCNTTSSKSYNEYKNIASHEKLTSSPTLSEPKTGGLFETMACGEKKGEDQVDLNVCHPTVIDRSVFLKRKRSSSEDSQVDSSDTCKRSKSEVTQNEEATSWSAVLSDLIDPADLECSLCMRLFYEPVTTPCGHTFCLKCLERCLDHNPKCPLCKMELEEYLAESKYNKTVLMENLICKYLPNELMDRQKVNAEEIADLSNLNKNVPIFVCTMAFPTVPCPLHIFEPCYRLMIRRCMEMGTKQFGMCLSDNLKGFADYGSLLEIRNVEFFADGRSVVDTIGIRRFKVIKHHQRDGYNTADIEYLEDVKVEVVAEKELQSLHDAVYDQALIWVNSLKEEQKERIVEQFGRMPEKDSEPQASANGPSWCWWLLAVLPLEGRAQLPFLALTSLKDRLSGIRRVLLFMSRNRSSR; this comes from the exons ATGGGAACGGATAGTACCGATTGTATGCTGCTTCTTGCGGCAGAAGCGTTTCAATCTAAAAACTTCGGGCTCGCGGCGGACATATACGAATGCCAACTGCTGCACCTCTGCGACCCTAGTACGCAGCAAAATCTCTTGGTGAAACGAGCCGATGCCCTGGCATTCGCTGGTAAATTGACCGATGCTTTCGAGATCTATCGAAAAGCGGCAGAAATCGACAGACTACGACCAGTCCATCTGGATAATCTTATTGAATATCTCTCGAACAGTATTAAAATACAAGATGTGACAGACAGTAAAAACAACAGACAGGAGACACACTCTGATTGCGTTGGATATGATGCATTTACCTGCAAAATATGTTACGGATTTCTATACGAGCCTGTTACCTTGCCTTGTGGACACTGCTTTTGCAAAAAGTGCCTGGACAGAGAAAAAATGCCTGTCTGCTGCAAAGAATGTAATGACAGTCGGCACACCAAACTCAATGATGTGGACAATTATAGAGTTAATGTTGTTCTTAGTAACTTGTTGTTAAAGTGGTTTCCAAGTCAATTACTTGCTGTTAATCTGAGACGTGAGGGGAATGGACTATATTCAGATAAAATAATGGATGCTGCTTTGGAAAAATACAACGAAGCAATACAAATAG CTCCAAGGGACCATGTGCTGTACAGCAACCGATCACAGATCAATTCCAGTCTGAGGAATTATGAGGATGCACTTCATGATGCAGAGATGGCATGCAAACTCATGCCTCTTTGGTCAAAG GGACATATTAGAAAAGCACAAGCTTTAGTCTGTCTTGGGAAATGTGAAGAAGCGTTAAGAGAGTACCTGGTCGTCATTACATTAGATCCTGAAAGTAAACTGGCAAAAAGAAAGGCGCAAAAGATTCTGAGTGATCTTCTGGCCCCTGTCACTGATCAAGTACACAACAGAATCTTGGATTGCACAAGTCTACTGTCTTccagaaataaaataaaaggtgGCATCCTGAACACCTCAACCTCAAGCTGCAACACCACTTCCTCCAAGTCTTACAAT GAGTACAAGAATATTGCCTCTCATGAGAAGTTGACATCGTCACCTACGCTGAGTGAACCTAAGACGGGCGGCTTATTTGAGACGATGGCATGCGGCGAAAAGAAAGGAGAAGATCAGGTGGACCTGAATGTCTGCCATCCCACCGTCATTGACAGGAGCGTCTTCCTCAAACGCAAACGTAGCTCATCCGAGGACAGCCAAGTGGACAGTAGCGACACCTGCAAGCGCTCCAAATCTG AAGTGACCCAGAATGAAGAGGCGACTTCCTGGAGTGCAGTGCTTTCTGACCTCATAGACCCGGCTGACCTGGAGTGTTCTCTTTGTATGAG GCTCTTTTATGAACCAGTCACCACTCCTTGCGGCCACACCTTTTGTCTGAAATGCCTCGAGCGATGCCTGGACCACAACCCCAAGTGTCCTCTCTGCAAGATGGAGCTGGAAGAGTATCTGGCAGAAAGTAAATACAACAAGACTGTCTTGATGGAGAACCTCATCTGCAAGTATCTGCCAAATGAGCTCATGGACAGACAGAAAGTCAACGCAGAAGAGATTGCAGATTTATCCAA CCTAAACAAGAACGTGCCTATATTTGTTTGCACCATGGCCTTCCCCACCGTTCCATGTCCTCTTCACATCTTTGAGCCTTGCTACCGCCTGATGATCCGCAGGTGTATGGAGATGGGTACCAAGCAGTTTGGAATGTGCCTCAGCGATAACCTCAAAGG ATTTGCCGATTACGGTAGCCTCCTGGAGATCCGAAACGTGGAATTCTTTGCAGATGGCCGCTCCGTTGTGGACACCATTGGGATAAGAAGGTTCAAGGTCATTAAGCACCACCAGAGAGATGGATACAacacagcagacattgaataCCTGGAAGACGTTAAG GTGGAGGTTGTGGCAGAGAAGGAGCTGCAGAGTCTCCATGATGCAGTATACGACCAGGCCTTAATCTGGGTCAACTCCCTGAAAGAAGAACAAAAGGAGAGGATCGTGGAGCAGTTTGGGCGCATGCCAGAGAAAGACTCTGAGCCACAG